One Desulfovibrio fairfieldensis genomic window carries:
- a CDS encoding TRAP transporter large permease — translation METTLFQDPAFWLLTLFLIPLLLRVPIALSLGFAALVVVWKWDMGFSMLSYNFFAGIAKFPLLAIPFFILAGYIMERAGIAARIVALMEALTGSMTGGLAVATVAVATFWGAVSGSGPATVAALGLILIPGMAMAGYDKAFAAATVSVTSGLAIVIPPSIAFIVYGGVANVSVPALFAAGFIPGVIVALFIMGAVLIISRKKGYRGEKRGQPVSKALREAFWGIMTPVVILGGIYGGVFTPTEAAAVAVFYGLFVGVFIYRTINSLNMLFEIFSASMRATAVVMIVVTCAGLYSWVASTVGLVEKGSAVLLSLSDNQWVVLLMINIILLLAGMLLDAISIYYVFLPFMLPIMAHFHWDPIWFGIMMTVNLAVGQVTPPVAVNLYVGANISGLSMEQISKPALPLIFAALLALVVIVLFPRLSTFLPQLLGLS, via the coding sequence ATGGAAACAACCTTGTTTCAGGACCCCGCGTTCTGGCTGCTCACGCTCTTTCTGATCCCCCTGCTGCTCAGGGTGCCCATCGCCCTTTCCCTGGGCTTTGCGGCCCTGGTGGTCGTCTGGAAGTGGGACATGGGCTTCAGCATGCTCTCCTACAACTTTTTCGCGGGCATCGCCAAATTTCCCCTCCTGGCCATCCCCTTCTTCATCCTGGCGGGCTATATCATGGAGCGCGCGGGCATCGCGGCGCGCATTGTGGCCCTGATGGAAGCCCTGACCGGCTCCATGACCGGCGGCCTGGCCGTGGCTACCGTGGCCGTGGCCACCTTCTGGGGAGCGGTAAGCGGCTCCGGCCCGGCCACGGTGGCCGCGCTGGGCCTGATCCTGATCCCCGGCATGGCCATGGCGGGCTATGACAAAGCCTTTGCCGCGGCCACGGTTTCCGTGACCTCGGGTCTGGCCATCGTCATTCCGCCGAGCATCGCCTTCATCGTCTACGGCGGCGTGGCCAATGTCTCGGTACCGGCGCTGTTCGCGGCGGGCTTTATCCCCGGCGTCATTGTGGCCTTGTTCATCATGGGCGCGGTGCTGATCATTTCGCGCAAAAAGGGCTACCGGGGCGAAAAGCGCGGCCAGCCGGTGAGCAAGGCCTTGCGCGAGGCCTTCTGGGGCATAATGACGCCTGTGGTCATTCTCGGCGGCATTTACGGCGGCGTGTTCACGCCCACCGAGGCCGCGGCTGTGGCCGTGTTCTATGGCCTGTTCGTGGGCGTGTTCATTTACCGCACCATCAACAGCCTGAACATGCTGTTCGAAATTTTTTCCGCCAGCATGCGGGCCACAGCCGTGGTCATGATTGTGGTGACCTGCGCGGGCCTTTATTCCTGGGTGGCCTCCACCGTGGGCCTGGTGGAAAAAGGTTCGGCCGTGCTGCTCTCCCTGTCGGACAACCAGTGGGTTGTGCTGCTGATGATCAACATCATCCTGCTGCTGGCAGGCATGCTGCTGGACGCCATCTCCATTTATTACGTTTTTCTGCCCTTCATGCTGCCCATCATGGCCCACTTTCACTGGGATCCCATCTGGTTCGGCATCATGATGACGGTCAACCTGGCCGTGGGACAAGTCACGCCGCCCGTGGCGGTCAATCTGTATGTGGGGGCCAACATCAGCGGCCTGAGCATGGAGCAGATCAGCAAACCGGCCCTGCCGCTGATTTTCGCGGCATTGCTGGCCCTGGTCGTCATTGTGCTCTTCCCCCGGCTTTCCACATTCCTGCCGCAACTGCTCGGCCTGTCATAG
- a CDS encoding O-acetyl-ADP-ribose deacetylase — protein sequence MEKAARRLRIMEGDITRQAVDVVVNAANEGLLGGGGVDEAIHRAAGPELLAVCRPLGGCPTGEAKVTPGFRLPARYVIHTVGPVWRGGTHGEARLLASAYRRALEEAVGVKARVVAFPAISTGVYGYPAREAAHIAVATVLDFLRDHPEPDEVRLVCFSPASRMAHEEALRECLGICSDSSL from the coding sequence ATGGAAAAGGCCGCGCGACGGTTGCGCATTATGGAAGGCGACATCACCCGCCAAGCAGTGGATGTCGTTGTCAATGCCGCCAATGAAGGCCTGCTGGGCGGAGGCGGCGTGGACGAAGCCATTCACCGTGCCGCCGGACCGGAACTCCTGGCCGTCTGCCGTCCTCTGGGCGGTTGTCCCACGGGCGAGGCCAAAGTCACGCCCGGCTTTCGCCTTCCCGCGCGCTATGTCATCCACACAGTGGGCCCGGTCTGGCGGGGCGGCACGCACGGCGAAGCGCGTCTGTTGGCCTCGGCATACCGACGCGCTCTGGAAGAGGCCGTGGGCGTCAAGGCGCGGGTTGTGGCCTTTCCGGCCATTTCCACCGGTGTTTACGGCTATCCGGCACGGGAGGCGGCTCATATCGCCGTGGCCACGGTGCTGGATTTCCTGCGCGATCACCCGGAACCGGACGAGGTGCGGCTGGTTTGTTTTTCCCCGGCTTCCCGTATGGCCCATGAGGAAGCGCTGCGGGAATGCCTCGGCATATGTAGCGATTCATCTTTGTAA
- the cfa gene encoding cyclopropane fatty acyl phospholipid synthase, producing MTESVIKEMLAKIDVQINGSRPWDIQIHNHRLWDRVIRQGSLGLGEAYMEGWWDCQALDQLFYRIMRGDLEKHFRLTLPVLLGIAAYALRNLQSVARARMVARGHYDFDNDMFEAMLDPFMQYSCGYWEHADSLERAQQDKMELICRKLQLKPGMRVLDIGCGWGGLGRYMAQQYGVHVTGVTVSWAQAQYAESHSQGLDVEWLLKDYRSLIGKYERVVSVGMFEHVGHKNYAVFMDSAYHLLREDGLFLLHTIGANQKRLSVDPWIEKYIFRNGILPSIAEIGNAIAGRFVMEDWHNFGADYDKTLMAWAENFRRGREEGKFSCSESVFRMFHYYLLSCAGAFRARDLQLWQIVLSPHGAVGGYCRP from the coding sequence ATGACAGAGTCGGTCATCAAGGAGATGCTGGCCAAGATTGACGTACAGATAAACGGATCCCGACCTTGGGATATTCAAATACATAACCATCGCCTTTGGGACCGGGTCATCCGCCAGGGCAGCCTGGGCCTCGGCGAAGCCTATATGGAAGGCTGGTGGGACTGCCAAGCCCTGGACCAGCTCTTTTACCGGATTATGCGCGGCGACCTGGAAAAGCATTTCCGGCTGACACTGCCGGTCTTGCTGGGCATTGCCGCCTATGCCTTGCGTAATTTGCAAAGCGTGGCCCGCGCACGCATGGTGGCCAGAGGGCATTATGACTTTGACAACGACATGTTTGAAGCCATGCTCGACCCATTCATGCAGTATAGCTGCGGTTATTGGGAACACGCCGACAGCCTGGAGCGGGCCCAGCAGGATAAAATGGAGCTGATCTGCCGCAAATTGCAGTTAAAGCCGGGTATGCGCGTCCTGGACATCGGCTGCGGCTGGGGCGGCCTGGGGCGCTACATGGCACAGCAGTATGGTGTGCATGTGACGGGCGTCACAGTTTCCTGGGCTCAGGCCCAATATGCCGAGAGCCACAGCCAGGGCCTGGATGTGGAGTGGCTGCTGAAAGACTATCGTTCCCTGATCGGGAAGTATGAGCGCGTTGTTTCCGTGGGCATGTTCGAGCATGTGGGCCACAAAAACTATGCCGTGTTCATGGATTCGGCCTATCATCTGCTCCGTGAGGACGGCCTTTTTCTGCTGCACACCATCGGCGCCAATCAGAAACGCCTTTCCGTGGACCCGTGGATTGAAAAATATATCTTCCGCAACGGCATCCTGCCCAGCATTGCCGAGATCGGTAATGCCATTGCCGGACGTTTTGTCATGGAAGACTGGCACAATTTCGGGGCCGATTACGACAAGACTCTGATGGCCTGGGCCGAGAACTTCAGACGAGGACGGGAAGAGGGAAAATTCTCTTGCTCGGAAAGCGTGTTTCGTATGTTTCATTACTATTTGCTGAGTTGCGCCGGGGCGTTCCGCGCGCGTGATCTGCAATTGTGGCAGATCGTACTCAGCCCGCACGGGGCTGTGGGAGGATATTGTCGGCCCTGA
- the rfbB gene encoding dTDP-glucose 4,6-dehydratase, which translates to MAHTLLVTGGAGFIGSAVVREMLSASAWRVVNVDKLTYSGNPASLADVADNSRYNFIQADIADAAAMRAAFEIFEPDAVMHLAAESHVDRSIDSPAAFLETNVHGTFVLLEEARRYWKSLTASGSPKARDFRFHHISTDEVFGDLSGGQGFFTEETPYAPSSPYSASKAASDHLVRAWQRTYGLPTLVTNCSNNYGPRQFPEKLIPLTILNALAGRELPVYGDGGQIRDWLHVEDHVRALLLVLARGCVGETYAVGGHCEKRNIDVVRAICELLEEMAPQKPAGVSRYADLISFVRDRPGHDSRYAIDASKIATELGWRPRESFATGLRKTVRWYLDNEAWWRAVLDGSYRCERLGTRV; encoded by the coding sequence ATGGCACATACTCTTCTGGTTACGGGCGGCGCGGGCTTCATCGGCTCGGCTGTAGTCCGCGAGATGCTTTCGGCCAGCGCTTGGCGCGTGGTCAACGTGGACAAACTCACCTACTCCGGCAATCCGGCCTCCCTGGCCGATGTGGCGGACAATTCGCGTTATAATTTCATCCAGGCCGACATCGCGGATGCTGCGGCCATGCGCGCGGCCTTTGAAATTTTTGAGCCGGACGCGGTCATGCATCTGGCGGCGGAAAGCCATGTGGACCGCTCCATTGACAGCCCGGCGGCCTTTCTGGAAACCAACGTGCACGGCACCTTTGTCCTGCTGGAAGAGGCCCGTCGCTACTGGAAAAGCCTGACTGCCTCGGGTTCCCCCAAGGCTCGGGATTTTCGTTTCCATCATATTTCCACAGATGAGGTTTTCGGCGATCTGAGCGGCGGCCAGGGCTTTTTCACTGAAGAGACGCCCTATGCGCCCAGTTCGCCCTATTCGGCCAGCAAAGCGGCTTCGGACCATCTGGTGCGGGCCTGGCAGCGCACTTACGGCCTGCCAACTCTGGTGACCAATTGCTCCAATAATTACGGGCCGCGCCAATTTCCGGAAAAATTGATTCCTCTGACCATTCTCAATGCCCTGGCCGGGCGGGAGCTGCCTGTGTATGGCGACGGCGGCCAGATCCGCGACTGGCTCCATGTGGAGGATCATGTGCGCGCCCTGCTCCTGGTGCTGGCGCGCGGGTGTGTGGGCGAAACGTATGCCGTGGGTGGGCACTGCGAAAAAAGGAATATCGACGTGGTGCGCGCCATTTGTGAACTTCTGGAAGAAATGGCGCCTCAGAAACCGGCGGGGGTCAGCCGCTATGCGGATCTGATCAGCTTTGTGCGCGACCGGCCCGGCCATGACAGTCGCTATGCCATTGACGCCTCCAAGATCGCCACGGAGCTGGGCTGGCGGCCGCGCGAAAGTTTTGCCACCGGCCTGCGCAAAACCGTGCGCTGGTACCTCGACAATGAGGCTTGGTGGCGGGCCGTTCTGGACGGCAGTTATCGTTGCGAACGCCTGGGCACCCGGGTCTGA
- the rfbA gene encoding glucose-1-phosphate thymidylyltransferase RfbA translates to MDYKGIVLAGGTGTRLHPITLGVSKQLLPIYDKPMIYYPLSVLMLAGIREILVISTPLDLPQYQRLLGDGSRFGLSLSYAVQPEPAGIAQAFLIGERFLESSPVCLILGDNIFHGQHFTEKLLRAASQRQGATIFGYMVKDPERFGVVSFDDAGKAMAIVEKPTKPLSPFAVTGLYFYDHAVVDIAKKILPSARGELEITSVNQAYLERGQLRVEKLGRGFAWLDTGTHASLLEASAYVQTIEERQGLKVACLEEIAWRQGWIDDTAMEQAGHFFAKTGYGQYLLRLLQAR, encoded by the coding sequence ATGGACTACAAAGGCATTGTTCTGGCCGGCGGCACGGGCACGCGCCTGCACCCCATTACCCTGGGCGTGTCCAAACAGCTTCTGCCCATTTACGACAAACCCATGATCTATTATCCCCTGTCCGTGCTCATGCTGGCGGGAATCAGGGAAATACTGGTCATTTCCACCCCCTTGGACCTGCCCCAGTACCAGCGCCTGCTGGGAGACGGCTCCCGTTTCGGACTGAGCCTGAGTTATGCCGTGCAGCCCGAACCCGCGGGCATTGCCCAAGCCTTTCTCATCGGCGAGCGTTTTCTGGAGTCGTCGCCGGTTTGCCTGATTCTGGGCGACAATATCTTTCACGGCCAGCATTTCACCGAAAAACTGTTGCGCGCCGCCTCCCAGCGGCAGGGAGCCACCATTTTCGGCTATATGGTCAAAGACCCCGAACGCTTCGGCGTGGTGAGCTTTGACGATGCGGGTAAAGCCATGGCTATCGTGGAGAAGCCGACCAAGCCCCTGTCGCCTTTTGCCGTCACCGGACTGTATTTTTATGACCACGCTGTAGTGGACATCGCCAAGAAGATCCTTCCCTCGGCGCGCGGCGAGCTGGAAATCACCAGTGTCAACCAAGCCTATCTTGAACGCGGCCAACTGCGCGTGGAAAAACTGGGACGCGGCTTTGCCTGGCTGGATACAGGCACACACGCCAGCCTTCTGGAAGCCTCGGCCTATGTCCAGACCATTGAGGAACGCCAGGGGCTCAAAGTAGCCTGCCTGGAAGAAATCGCCTGGCGACAGGGCTGGATAGACGACACGGCCATGGAACAAGCCGGACATTTCTTTGCCAAAACCGGTTACGGCCAATATCTATTGCGCCTGTTGCAGGCGCGCTGA
- the rfbC gene encoding dTDP-4-dehydrorhamnose 3,5-epimerase — MEFKTLAPNGPVLMIPVVHGDERGFFMETFRQNEFEAQCGPHTFVQDNHSKSRQGVLRGMHYQLRQPQGKLVRVVHGQVYDVVVDLRVSSPTFGQNFAALLDDANRHMLWVPPGFAHGFLVLSSEAEFIYKCTTYYAPDDEYCLRWDDPVPGITWPLLAEALVVSAKDREGLAFGDCPKYR, encoded by the coding sequence ATGGAATTCAAGACGTTGGCCCCTAATGGTCCAGTGCTGATGATCCCGGTTGTCCACGGCGACGAACGCGGTTTTTTTATGGAAACTTTTCGTCAGAATGAATTTGAGGCCCAATGCGGCCCGCATACTTTTGTTCAGGACAATCACAGCAAGTCCCGTCAAGGCGTCCTGCGCGGCATGCACTATCAGCTCCGGCAGCCTCAGGGCAAGCTGGTGCGGGTGGTTCACGGGCAAGTTTACGATGTGGTCGTTGATCTGCGTGTTTCCTCGCCCACGTTCGGCCAAAACTTCGCCGCTCTCCTCGATGATGCGAATCGCCATATGCTCTGGGTACCGCCCGGCTTTGCGCACGGCTTTCTGGTACTGAGTTCAGAGGCGGAATTCATATACAAGTGCACAACGTATTACGCGCCTGATGACGAATACTGTCTGCGCTGGGATGATCCAGTTCCCGGCATTACGTGGCCATTACTCGCCGAAGCCCTTGTCGTCTCCGCCAAAGACCGGGAAGGACTTGCCTTCGGGGATTGTCCCAAATATCGCTGA
- a CDS encoding glycosyltransferase family 2 protein — protein sequence MISTPCRISVIIPCYNYGRFLPDAVNSVLGQKKDGLAVEIIVVDDGSTDDTAAVAQRLGSSIQYIYQENQGLSAARNTGIRAAKGDYLVFLDADDLLTAGTLASHLDNFTAHPELDVSVCLSLQTFENKNGSTANYLWPLKCAHLDMHLCRSNISPVHTFMLRANAAQEIGFFDPDLKACEDQDYWLRCAALGKRFGVNPEGLVIYRQHGQSMTSQMPRQLAHDAAIRFKISMLLETRPDFPRAGKFYGWLAHAAGTICSACGLYSSAPQFALKLLDESSKAILRTAALAAQTKIEDAHLILAERYFAGEYFLRASGFAAHFCRTLEKATGFLSTRHPQLAALSTDLLDAKQKNIFLRLCCDYQRMAATVKKKLSSQSPNRYAQP from the coding sequence ATGATAAGCACGCCGTGCCGCATTTCAGTCATTATCCCCTGCTACAATTACGGTCGCTTCTTGCCCGACGCCGTCAACAGCGTGCTGGGTCAGAAAAAAGACGGGCTGGCAGTAGAAATCATTGTCGTGGACGACGGCTCCACGGACGACACTGCTGCCGTGGCTCAACGTCTCGGGTCGTCCATCCAGTATATCTATCAGGAAAATCAGGGGCTTTCAGCGGCGCGCAATACAGGAATCCGGGCCGCTAAAGGTGATTACCTTGTTTTTTTGGATGCTGACGACCTACTGACCGCCGGAACGCTGGCAAGCCATCTGGACAATTTTACAGCCCATCCGGAATTGGACGTCAGCGTCTGCCTGAGCCTTCAAACCTTTGAAAATAAGAACGGCTCGACGGCAAATTATTTATGGCCTCTCAAATGCGCCCATCTGGACATGCACCTCTGCCGCAGCAACATTTCTCCAGTGCATACCTTTATGCTGCGCGCCAACGCCGCACAGGAAATCGGTTTTTTTGATCCTGACCTCAAGGCCTGTGAAGATCAGGACTATTGGCTGCGTTGCGCCGCTCTGGGCAAACGTTTTGGAGTCAATCCCGAGGGCTTGGTCATTTACCGGCAGCACGGCCAAAGCATGACCAGCCAGATGCCACGACAGTTGGCCCACGATGCCGCTATTCGTTTTAAAATCAGTATGCTGCTGGAAACCAGGCCGGATTTTCCCCGGGCCGGAAAATTTTACGGCTGGCTGGCGCACGCCGCCGGAACTATCTGCAGCGCCTGCGGACTCTACTCAAGCGCGCCTCAGTTCGCTCTAAAACTGCTGGACGAATCGTCCAAAGCCATACTGAGGACCGCTGCGCTTGCAGCACAGACGAAGATAGAAGATGCCCATCTGATTCTGGCGGAACGCTACTTCGCCGGCGAATATTTCTTGCGGGCCAGTGGCTTTGCCGCTCATTTCTGCCGTACTCTTGAAAAAGCGACAGGTTTTCTTTCAACTCGCCACCCGCAGCTTGCCGCTCTAAGTACCGACTTATTGGATGCCAAACAAAAAAATATTTTTTTACGACTGTGCTGTGATTACCAGCGGATGGCGGCAACAGTCAAAAAAAAATTATCCTCTCAGTCTCCGAATCGATACGCTCAGCCATGA